In Marisediminicola antarctica, one DNA window encodes the following:
- a CDS encoding biotin--[acetyl-CoA-carboxylase] ligase: MHLPRSSALARLAVLDETPSTNDALLALPDSAREFTVVATANQTAGRGRLGREWIAPPGQTLAASVLLRPRLPAGESLELSHWGWIPLIAGLALTRSIAALLPTDGTGLKWPNDVLVHGRKVSGILAELLPSGDGLVLGAGINLAIPAEGLPTPTSTSLGLEGATLSGDELADAVLAGWLARFRPLYQEFLHLGGDADGSGIREQVSEACSTLGQRVRGHLPGGDVLSGAAIDIDRSGRLCVKRETDGRVQAVAAGDVTHLRYE; this comes from the coding sequence ATGCATCTTCCCCGCAGCTCGGCCCTCGCACGCCTCGCCGTGCTCGACGAGACGCCGTCGACCAACGATGCGCTGCTCGCGCTCCCCGATTCCGCTCGCGAATTCACGGTCGTTGCGACGGCGAACCAGACCGCCGGTCGCGGCCGGCTCGGGCGCGAGTGGATTGCGCCGCCCGGCCAGACGCTCGCCGCCTCCGTGCTGCTGCGCCCGCGGCTTCCCGCGGGGGAATCACTCGAACTCAGCCACTGGGGCTGGATCCCGCTCATCGCGGGCCTCGCGCTGACAAGATCTATCGCCGCGCTGCTGCCGACGGACGGCACCGGCCTCAAGTGGCCCAACGACGTGCTCGTGCACGGGCGCAAGGTCTCCGGGATCCTCGCGGAGCTGCTGCCCAGCGGCGACGGCCTCGTTCTCGGCGCCGGCATCAACCTTGCGATCCCCGCGGAGGGCCTCCCGACGCCCACCTCCACATCGCTGGGACTCGAGGGGGCGACGCTGTCCGGTGATGAACTCGCCGACGCGGTCCTCGCTGGCTGGCTGGCGCGGTTCCGGCCGCTGTACCAGGAGTTCCTCCACCTGGGCGGTGATGCGGACGGCAGCGGCATCCGCGAGCAGGTCTCCGAGGCGTGCAGCACGCTCGGGCAGCGCGTGCGGGGGCACCTGCCGGGCGGCGACGTGCTCTCCGGCGCGGCGATCGACATCGACCGCTCCGGGCGGCTCTGCGTCAAAAGGGAGACGGATGGCCGAGTTCAGGCTGTCGCCGCCGGCGACGTGACACATCTGCGGTATGAATGA
- a CDS encoding PH domain-containing protein — MFWPSLVLIGGVGSIAYFYGRFDGEWQNLAVLAGGAAVIVLLWMLPLLFWLAKRYIITTRRIVLRYGLFVRTRQELLHSRGYDVSVRKNAMQSLFRSGNVIINTGLENPVVMRDAPSADLVQSALHDLMEKSLNPIAARRQAEQSGASDETTVWGVR; from the coding sequence ATGTTTTGGCCCTCGCTCGTGCTGATCGGCGGGGTCGGGTCGATCGCCTACTTCTACGGGCGCTTCGACGGGGAGTGGCAGAACCTCGCCGTGCTCGCCGGCGGCGCCGCGGTGATCGTGCTGCTGTGGATGCTTCCGCTGCTGTTCTGGCTTGCGAAGCGGTACATCATCACGACCAGGCGCATCGTGCTGCGCTATGGGCTGTTCGTGCGCACCAGACAGGAGCTCTTGCACAGCCGCGGCTACGACGTCTCCGTGCGCAAAAACGCCATGCAGAGTCTGTTCCGCAGCGGCAATGTGATTATCAACACGGGACTCGAGAACCCGGTGGTCATGAGGGATGCGCCCAGTGCCGACCTTGTGCAGAGTGCCCTGCACGACCTCATGGAGAAGAGCCTCAACCCGATTGCCGCGCGGCGTCAGGCCGAGCAGTCCGGTGCGTCGGACGAGACGACGGTGTGGGGCGTGCGGTGA